In the Maribacter sp. MJ134 genome, one interval contains:
- the mnmG gene encoding tRNA uridine-5-carboxymethylaminomethyl(34) synthesis enzyme MnmG gives MFGENYDVIVVGGGHAGAEAAAAAANMGSKTLLVTMNLQTIGQMSCNPAMGGIAKGQIVREIDALGGYSGIVTDKSAIQFKMLNKSKGPAMWSPRAQNDRMRFAEEWRLALENTPNVDFYQEMVSGLLVEKGKIVGVQTSLGIPIKGKAVVLTNGTFLNGLIHIGEKQFGGGRSGEKAATGITEQLTSLGFESGRMKTGTPPRVDGRSLDYSKMILQPGDATPEKFSYTPTETLKVQRDCHMTHTSKLVHDLLREGFDRSPMFNGRIQSIGPRYCPSIEDKINRFADKDSHQMFIEPEGWNTVEVYVNGFSTSLPEDVQFKALRSVVGFEKVKFFRPGYAIEYDYFPPTQLKHTLETKLIDNLYFAGQINGTTGYEEAASQGLMAGINAHLKINKKEPFILQRDEAYIGVLIDDLITKGTEEPYRMFTSRAEYRTLLRQDNADLRLTPKGYDLGLASKERLTRMEEKLNKSNQFVKFFKDTSVLPKDINPILESVDSNTVTQSDKMFKAFSRPKVTMEHMLQLDVVSNFVETNELDREILEQTEVQVKYAGYIAKEKLNADKLHRLESVKIPTNFDYSKLKSLSFEAREKLSHIQPVTISQASRISGVTPSDISVLLVFLGR, from the coding sequence ATGTTTGGAGAAAATTACGACGTTATTGTAGTAGGAGGTGGGCATGCTGGCGCAGAGGCAGCTGCCGCAGCTGCGAATATGGGTTCAAAAACCCTATTGGTAACGATGAACCTACAGACTATTGGTCAGATGTCTTGCAATCCCGCCATGGGCGGCATCGCAAAAGGACAAATAGTACGAGAGATAGATGCGCTTGGCGGGTACAGTGGTATTGTTACAGATAAATCCGCGATTCAATTTAAAATGTTGAACAAGTCGAAAGGCCCCGCGATGTGGAGTCCTAGAGCACAAAACGACCGCATGCGCTTCGCTGAGGAATGGCGTCTAGCGCTTGAGAATACCCCCAACGTAGATTTCTATCAGGAAATGGTTTCTGGTCTTTTAGTTGAAAAAGGTAAGATTGTCGGGGTACAGACGTCTCTAGGAATTCCTATTAAAGGAAAAGCCGTGGTTCTTACCAATGGCACTTTCTTAAACGGATTGATACATATTGGCGAAAAACAGTTTGGCGGAGGACGATCGGGAGAAAAAGCTGCGACAGGCATTACCGAACAACTCACTTCCCTTGGTTTTGAAAGTGGACGTATGAAAACCGGCACTCCTCCACGTGTAGACGGACGCTCCTTAGATTATTCTAAAATGATACTACAACCAGGTGATGCCACTCCTGAAAAGTTTTCCTACACACCCACTGAAACTTTAAAAGTTCAGCGGGACTGTCATATGACCCATACCAGCAAACTGGTTCATGACCTTCTCCGCGAAGGCTTTGACCGTTCCCCTATGTTCAATGGTAGGATTCAAAGTATTGGGCCCAGATACTGCCCCTCTATTGAAGACAAAATAAATAGGTTTGCAGATAAGGACAGTCATCAAATGTTTATTGAGCCAGAAGGATGGAACACAGTAGAGGTCTACGTAAATGGTTTTTCAACATCCCTGCCAGAGGATGTTCAGTTCAAAGCATTACGTTCCGTGGTAGGTTTCGAAAAGGTGAAATTCTTTAGACCAGGTTACGCCATAGAATATGACTACTTTCCCCCAACACAATTAAAGCATACCTTAGAAACTAAGTTGATTGACAATTTATACTTCGCCGGACAGATAAACGGAACTACCGGGTATGAAGAGGCTGCATCTCAAGGACTGATGGCAGGTATCAATGCACATCTAAAAATTAATAAAAAGGAACCTTTTATTCTCCAAAGAGACGAGGCTTATATCGGTGTACTTATAGACGACCTTATCACAAAAGGAACAGAAGAACCTTACCGCATGTTTACCTCTAGGGCAGAATACAGAACCCTATTACGACAAGACAATGCCGATTTACGACTTACTCCCAAAGGGTATGATTTAGGATTAGCATCCAAAGAACGTCTTACTCGAATGGAAGAAAAATTGAATAAGTCCAACCAGTTTGTAAAATTCTTCAAAGACACCAGCGTACTACCAAAGGATATAAATCCTATCCTAGAAAGTGTAGACTCCAACACCGTAACACAATCGGATAAAATGTTCAAAGCCTTCTCAAGACCTAAGGTTACTATGGAGCATATGCTGCAACTTGATGTCGTCTCTAATTTTGTTGAAACGAATGAATTGGACCGGGAAATCCTTGAGCAAACGGAAGTACAAGTCAAATACGCAGGATACATCGCTAAGGAGAAACTAAATGCAGACAAACTTCACCGTTTGGAATCTGTAAAAATTCCAACCAACTTCGATTACTCCAAACTAAAATCTTTATCCTTTGAGGCAAGAGAAAAACTATCGCATATTCAGCCGGTCACCATATCACAAGCTTCAAGAATTAGCGGTGTTACACCAAGCGATATTAGTGTGCTTCTCGTTTTCCTAGGCAGATAA
- a CDS encoding class I SAM-dependent methyltransferase, with translation MYTYLKTKDYFLTQEEFELKYDSEFEMLITHPQPNNLSKYYQSTNYISHTDDNDTLIDKLYHYIKKYSLRKKIQLINTLDVPKKTILDIGAGTGDFLLEASKQNWLTNGVEPNEQARTKAHSKKIPLETSLTKIQNKQHVITLWHVLEHLPKLEQQIIDITNLLESGGYLIIAVPNYKSHDAKKYKTHWAAYDTPRHLWHFSSTSISLLFEPKGYTLKNTLPMYFDSFYVSLLSEKYRHGKAKYMNAFFTGLYSNIKATFNGQYSSLIYILKKD, from the coding sequence ATGTATACCTACTTAAAGACTAAAGATTACTTTCTAACTCAAGAAGAATTCGAACTTAAATACGATTCAGAATTTGAGATGCTCATTACACATCCACAACCCAATAATTTATCTAAATATTACCAAAGCACCAATTACATATCTCATACCGACGACAACGACACGTTAATCGATAAGCTATACCACTATATTAAAAAATACAGTCTTCGGAAAAAAATCCAATTAATAAATACGCTAGACGTCCCTAAAAAAACCATTTTAGATATTGGTGCCGGCACAGGTGATTTTCTTCTAGAAGCGTCCAAACAAAACTGGCTAACGAATGGAGTAGAACCCAATGAACAGGCAAGGACCAAAGCACATTCCAAAAAAATACCTCTAGAAACCTCCCTGACCAAGATTCAAAACAAGCAACATGTCATCACGCTATGGCATGTCCTAGAACATCTACCAAAACTAGAACAACAAATTATTGATATTACTAATCTCTTGGAGAGTGGGGGATATCTCATCATCGCCGTGCCCAATTACAAATCGCATGACGCAAAAAAATATAAGACTCATTGGGCTGCATATGATACTCCCAGACATCTTTGGCATTTTTCTAGCACCTCTATTTCTCTTCTTTTTGAACCTAAAGGATATACCTTGAAAAACACATTACCCATGTATTTCGATTCATTTTATGTGTCTTTACTATCTGAAAAATACAGACATGGTAAAGCGAAGTATATGAATGCTTTTTTCACAGGATTGTATTCCAATATCAAAGCCACATTCAACGGCCAATACTCTTCTCTCATTTATATCCTTAAAAAAGACTAA
- a CDS encoding OmpH family outer membrane protein, whose product MKKLMFTISCLAVLASCKQEKIGYVDNVKLMNDYQEKIDVEAKFKVKADALTKKRDSISQAFQIEAQAFQAKAQNMSQQKAQEEYAVFQQKGQFMGQQLQQEDQQLQAEGQVEMDSVVKNVKREIEAYGKSNGYSYILGGGDGGSVLYGTEANDLTSEIVKALNDKYKK is encoded by the coding sequence ATGAAAAAACTAATGTTTACAATTTCTTGCCTTGCCGTTCTAGCCTCATGCAAACAAGAAAAAATCGGATATGTCGACAACGTAAAGTTGATGAACGATTACCAAGAGAAAATTGATGTTGAAGCAAAATTTAAAGTAAAAGCTGACGCTCTTACTAAAAAGAGGGATAGTATTTCTCAAGCTTTTCAGATAGAAGCACAAGCCTTTCAAGCTAAAGCACAAAACATGTCTCAACAAAAAGCGCAAGAAGAATATGCTGTTTTTCAACAAAAGGGTCAATTCATGGGTCAACAACTTCAGCAAGAAGATCAACAACTTCAAGCAGAAGGTCAAGTTGAAATGGACAGCGTTGTAAAAAATGTAAAAAGAGAAATCGAAGCCTACGGTAAATCCAATGGTTACAGCTATATACTTGGCGGTGGTGATGGTGGTAGTGTCCTTTATGGTACCGAAGCCAATGACCTTACTTCAGAAATAGTAAAAGCACTCAACGATAAATACAAAAAGTAG
- a CDS encoding LysE family translocator, with amino-acid sequence MLEDIQAAIPLGFLLSFMIGPVFFILLETSAIKGFRAALSFDIGVIIADIIFILAAYFSSYQLLENLSNQPGLYVFGGVILLVYGITIFFKQGTKRPIDKRLKVRSNDYFSLFFKGFFLNFINIGVLVFWLGIIIIVGPSLDNEPVRIRVFFTTMLLSYFITDIFKILLAKQLKRKLTNNRIHLIKKGIGLILVVCGMVLIVKGFLPRDRFTIESGLEKIEGIRKDD; translated from the coding sequence ATGTTAGAAGATATACAGGCTGCGATTCCTTTAGGCTTTTTATTAAGTTTCATGATCGGTCCTGTGTTTTTTATTCTTTTAGAAACTAGTGCAATCAAAGGTTTTAGAGCAGCATTGAGTTTCGATATTGGTGTTATTATAGCTGATATTATATTTATACTAGCGGCATACTTTAGTAGTTACCAACTGCTAGAAAATTTAAGTAATCAACCTGGTCTATACGTTTTTGGAGGCGTTATTCTTTTAGTATATGGTATCACTATCTTTTTTAAGCAAGGAACTAAGAGACCAATTGATAAACGGTTAAAGGTGAGGAGCAATGATTACTTCAGTTTGTTCTTCAAAGGTTTTTTCTTGAATTTTATTAATATAGGGGTACTTGTATTTTGGTTGGGTATTATCATTATTGTTGGACCAAGTTTAGATAATGAGCCGGTGCGCATACGAGTATTTTTCACCACAATGTTGCTTTCATATTTTATTACAGATATTTTTAAAATACTGTTAGCCAAGCAGTTAAAACGAAAACTTACGAATAATCGGATACATCTTATAAAGAAAGGAATAGGTTTAATTTTGGTAGTATGTGGTATGGTTTTAATAGTTAAAGGATTTCTTCCTAGGGATCGCTTCACAATAGAAAGTGGTCTAGAGAAAATAGAAGGTATCAGGAAGGATGATTAA
- a CDS encoding head GIN domain-containing protein: MKHVVLLLCCLNLLLGNGQDNKITKSLSKFSEVKGFDGLSINLIRSSENKAIITGESTDKVAIVNNDGVLKIRMQIGKIFSGYKTFVDLYYTDDIMVIDVNEDARINSEGTIKQDVIELKAQEGGELTVSAEVEQMLIKSVSGGVIETNGFSELQDVQINTGGVYEGKNFKTKFSTVNVNAGSKAEIYASEYVKAAVKAGGEVLVHGNPPKLEEKTVFGGVIKRM; the protein is encoded by the coding sequence ATGAAGCATGTTGTTTTGTTATTGTGCTGCTTAAACTTACTTTTAGGAAACGGACAGGATAATAAGATTACCAAAAGCTTAAGTAAATTTTCGGAGGTTAAAGGTTTTGACGGATTGTCCATCAACCTTATACGGTCTTCTGAAAACAAGGCGATTATTACTGGTGAAAGTACAGATAAGGTAGCTATTGTAAATAATGATGGAGTACTTAAAATCCGAATGCAAATAGGTAAAATATTCAGTGGATATAAAACGTTTGTAGATTTATATTATACCGATGATATTATGGTCATAGATGTTAACGAAGACGCTAGGATTAATTCAGAGGGCACCATTAAACAAGATGTTATAGAATTGAAAGCCCAAGAAGGTGGTGAATTAACGGTATCAGCGGAGGTAGAACAGATGCTTATTAAGTCTGTTTCGGGTGGCGTTATTGAGACTAACGGATTTTCTGAGTTACAAGATGTTCAAATAAATACAGGTGGCGTATACGAAGGGAAGAATTTTAAAACGAAGTTTTCAACTGTAAATGTCAATGCCGGGTCTAAGGCGGAAATATATGCCAGTGAATATGTGAAGGCTGCCGTAAAGGCGGGTGGAGAGGTTTTGGTTCACGGTAATCCTCCTAAATTGGAAGAAAAAACGGTATTCGGAGGAGTGATAAAAAGAATGTAG
- the rnr gene encoding ribonuclease R, translated as MSKRNKKARNHRRNEITKGIFTVLEKEPKKSFNYKQIAAKIGVTEANDRNNLIKRLVQLKEKKRIIEVSRGNYQVLEDTKTYHEGIVDITGKGNAYIVIEGMEDDVFVPQNKLNKAFHKDRVEVYIYPRRDKKKLEGDIHKVLERNKTTFVGILDMQKTFAFVRPTDFRMYTDIFVSLDKIKDANDGDKVVVEITDWPEDVDSPYGQVTEVLGKPGEHNTEIHSILAEYGLPYEFPTEVQRFADSLDTAIKPSEIKKRRDMRNALTFTIDPKDAKDFDDALSFTVLENGNYEIGVHIADVSHYLKEGTVLDDEAYERATSVYLVDRVVPMLPEVLSNNACSLRPNEEKYTFSAIFELDKKAKIVDQWYGRTVINSNERFAYEEAQHIIETGNGKIPQDISIRDGAYEVDKEVVTATLTMDRLAKIMRSKRMDQGAISFDKVEVRFNLNKENEPVGVYFKESKDANKLIEEFMLLANRKVAEFIGKQKPKKTFVYRVHDDPNEDKLMALNGLIKRFGHKLDFTDKKSISSSLNQLLEDVKGQKEQNLVDTLAIRTMSKAIYTVDNIGHYGLAFDYYSHFTSPIRRYPDVMVHRLLQHYLDNGKSPKAEIYEQKCQHSSDMEGLAASAERDSIKYMQIKFMQDHDDKEFVGVISGVTEWGIYVEIIENKCEGMVRIRDIKGDYYIFDEKEYAVVGERTKKSYQLGDEVVVMVKNTDLEKRHLDFSLIGKHN; from the coding sequence ATGTCGAAGAGAAACAAGAAGGCGAGAAACCATAGAAGAAATGAAATCACAAAAGGCATTTTCACGGTACTGGAAAAAGAACCAAAGAAAAGCTTTAATTATAAGCAGATTGCTGCAAAGATAGGGGTTACAGAGGCCAACGATAGAAATAATCTTATTAAAAGATTAGTTCAGTTAAAGGAAAAGAAGCGCATCATAGAAGTAAGTAGAGGAAATTATCAGGTTCTTGAGGATACAAAAACCTATCACGAAGGAATAGTTGATATTACGGGAAAGGGGAATGCCTATATCGTAATCGAGGGTATGGAAGACGATGTCTTTGTGCCTCAGAATAAACTGAACAAGGCTTTTCATAAAGACCGCGTCGAGGTATATATTTATCCTAGAAGGGACAAGAAGAAATTAGAAGGGGACATTCACAAGGTATTAGAACGTAACAAAACTACATTTGTGGGGATTTTGGATATGCAGAAAACGTTTGCTTTTGTGCGTCCAACGGATTTTAGAATGTATACGGATATTTTTGTTTCCTTGGATAAGATAAAGGATGCTAACGATGGTGATAAAGTTGTGGTCGAAATTACCGACTGGCCGGAAGATGTAGATTCTCCTTATGGACAGGTTACCGAAGTTTTAGGAAAACCAGGAGAACATAATACGGAAATACATTCCATATTAGCGGAATATGGTTTGCCCTACGAATTTCCTACAGAGGTTCAACGTTTTGCGGATAGCTTGGATACGGCTATCAAACCATCGGAAATAAAGAAAAGAAGGGATATGCGAAATGCATTGACCTTTACTATTGATCCAAAGGATGCAAAGGATTTTGACGATGCGTTATCGTTTACTGTTTTGGAAAACGGTAATTATGAAATCGGTGTGCATATTGCAGACGTTTCCCATTATTTAAAGGAAGGCACCGTTTTGGATGATGAAGCCTATGAAAGGGCCACTTCGGTATATTTAGTAGATAGAGTGGTACCAATGTTACCGGAAGTATTATCCAATAATGCCTGTTCCTTAAGACCTAACGAAGAAAAATACACGTTCTCAGCAATTTTTGAATTGGATAAAAAGGCGAAGATTGTAGACCAGTGGTATGGTAGAACGGTAATTAATTCTAATGAGCGTTTCGCTTATGAAGAAGCACAGCATATCATAGAAACTGGTAATGGAAAGATTCCACAGGATATTTCTATACGCGATGGCGCTTATGAGGTAGACAAGGAAGTCGTAACGGCTACTTTAACAATGGATAGATTAGCCAAGATTATGCGTAGTAAACGTATGGATCAAGGAGCAATTTCCTTTGATAAGGTCGAAGTGCGTTTTAATCTGAATAAGGAAAACGAACCAGTGGGCGTATATTTTAAGGAATCTAAGGACGCTAATAAGCTTATAGAGGAGTTTATGTTGCTTGCCAATAGAAAAGTAGCGGAGTTCATTGGTAAACAGAAACCAAAAAAGACTTTTGTTTATCGTGTACATGACGATCCAAATGAAGATAAACTCATGGCTCTAAATGGTTTGATCAAGAGATTTGGTCATAAACTAGATTTTACGGATAAAAAATCCATAAGTTCTTCCTTAAATCAATTATTAGAGGATGTAAAAGGGCAAAAAGAACAGAATTTGGTAGATACTTTAGCCATACGTACCATGAGTAAGGCCATTTATACAGTAGATAATATTGGGCACTATGGTTTAGCCTTTGATTATTATTCGCATTTTACTTCGCCTATTAGAAGATACCCTGATGTTATGGTACATAGGCTGTTACAACATTATTTAGATAATGGAAAATCACCAAAGGCGGAAATTTACGAGCAAAAATGTCAGCATTCTTCCGACATGGAAGGATTGGCTGCCAGCGCAGAAAGAGACTCTATTAAGTACATGCAGATCAAGTTTATGCAAGACCATGATGACAAGGAGTTCGTTGGTGTTATTAGTGGGGTTACGGAATGGGGAATCTATGTTGAAATAATCGAGAATAAATGTGAGGGAATGGTTCGTATCAGGGACATAAAAGGAGATTATTATATCTTTGATGAAAAGGAGTATGCCGTTGTAGGAGAGCGAACTAAGAAGAGTTACCAGCTTGGTGATGAGGTTGTCGTAATGGTGAAGAATACCGATTTAGAAAAACGGCACTTGGATTTTTCGCTAATAGGTAAACATAATTAG
- a CDS encoding RpiB/LacA/LacB family sugar-phosphate isomerase gives MKISIGNDHAGTEYKLAIIGLLKSKNIEVFNYGTDGTDSVDYPDFVHPVAQDIESEKSDFGIIICGSGNGASMTANKHQKVRCALCWTKEIVELAREHNDANILSLPARYISLPQALEMVKTFLETDFEGGRHERRVLKIPCV, from the coding sequence ATGAAAATATCTATTGGTAACGATCATGCCGGCACAGAGTATAAGCTCGCAATTATTGGACTCTTAAAATCAAAGAATATAGAAGTGTTTAATTATGGAACTGATGGAACGGATAGTGTTGATTATCCGGATTTTGTTCATCCCGTGGCCCAAGATATAGAATCGGAAAAATCGGATTTTGGAATTATTATTTGTGGTAGCGGTAACGGAGCTTCCATGACCGCGAACAAACATCAAAAAGTTAGGTGCGCACTTTGTTGGACAAAAGAAATAGTGGAATTGGCGAGAGAACACAATGATGCAAATATCTTAAGCTTACCAGCAAGGTATATTTCGTTACCACAGGCCTTGGAGATGGTAAAAACGTTTTTAGAAACTGATTTTGAGGGCGGTAGGCATGAGCGTAGGGTACTTAAAATACCTTGTGTCTAA
- a CDS encoding cation diffusion facilitator family transporter, translating to MIKLNPVHKHAHNHSHPKVKAKNLIISIVLNTVITVSQVIGGLISGSLSLLSDALHNFSDVLSLVVSYIATVLSRRKASTNKTFGYKRAEIIAAFVNSATLIVVALVLIKEAVERFIAPQEVTSDLVIWLSILGIAANGISVLLLKRDADTNMNMKSAYLHLLTDMMASVAVLIGGLLMKFYQFYWVDPLLTLVIAFYLIYMGYDLLKQSTRVLMLFTPNSLQVDEIITTIKEIESVKNVHHVHIWQLNEEEVHLEAHIDFVADIKLSEFDVILELIEEQMFHMYGINHVNIQPEFGKCDSKQIIVQD from the coding sequence TTGATAAAATTAAATCCGGTGCACAAACATGCTCATAATCATTCCCATCCTAAGGTAAAAGCTAAGAACCTCATTATTTCCATAGTTTTGAATACGGTAATTACCGTATCTCAGGTTATAGGGGGCCTAATTTCCGGGAGTCTTTCTTTGCTTTCCGATGCCTTGCATAATTTTAGTGATGTTCTTTCTTTGGTCGTAAGCTATATAGCTACCGTACTTTCTAGAAGAAAGGCCTCTACCAATAAGACTTTTGGTTATAAGAGGGCAGAAATAATAGCCGCTTTTGTAAACTCTGCTACACTGATCGTAGTGGCGCTTGTGCTAATTAAAGAAGCGGTGGAGCGTTTTATTGCCCCGCAAGAAGTAACATCGGATTTGGTCATTTGGCTTTCAATACTGGGAATAGCCGCTAACGGAATTAGTGTTTTATTGCTAAAGAGAGATGCGGATACCAATATGAATATGAAATCTGCCTATCTACATTTACTCACGGACATGATGGCCTCCGTTGCGGTACTCATAGGAGGTTTGTTAATGAAGTTTTATCAGTTCTATTGGGTAGACCCACTACTAACTTTGGTTATTGCCTTTTATTTAATTTACATGGGCTACGATTTATTAAAGCAGTCTACTAGGGTTCTCATGCTTTTTACCCCAAATAGTTTACAAGTAGATGAAATCATTACTACCATTAAAGAAATAGAATCCGTTAAAAATGTTCATCATGTTCATATTTGGCAACTTAATGAGGAGGAGGTGCATTTAGAAGCACATATAGATTTTGTAGCGGATATTAAACTGTCGGAGTTTGATGTAATTTTGGAGCTAATAGAGGAACAAATGTTTCATATGTATGGAATCAACCATGTGAATATTCAACCAGAGTTTGGGAAATGTGACAGTAAACAAATAATAGTACAGGACTAA
- a CDS encoding GNAT family N-acetyltransferase — protein MLDITVKRFNEIDTDELYQLLQLRSRVFVVEQACIYQDLDGKDQKAIHIIGKKDNRIVAYTRAFTAGDYFEQASIGRVVVSDQERSHGYGKVIMEASIKAVEEVFKENTIKLSAQTYLKKFYNSLGFKAYGEGYLEDGIPHIVMLRN, from the coding sequence ATGTTAGATATTACCGTAAAGCGTTTTAATGAAATAGATACAGACGAGTTGTATCAGTTACTTCAATTAAGAAGTCGGGTATTTGTAGTAGAGCAAGCTTGTATTTACCAAGATTTAGACGGTAAAGACCAAAAGGCGATTCATATTATAGGTAAAAAGGATAACAGAATTGTAGCGTATACGCGAGCGTTTACCGCAGGAGATTACTTTGAACAGGCAAGTATAGGCAGGGTAGTGGTAAGCGACCAGGAACGTTCACATGGTTATGGTAAAGTAATCATGGAGGCGTCCATTAAAGCCGTGGAAGAGGTCTTTAAGGAAAATACCATTAAACTATCCGCACAGACATATTTAAAGAAATTCTATAATTCGCTAGGCTTTAAAGCATATGGAGAGGGATATTTGGAAGATGGCATACCACACATTGTTATGCTTAGAAACTAA
- a CDS encoding IS3 family transposase, protein MAQEIWRNGSHAHETSQRARGGEPQAQTDVRRRKPGRAHAQGRTVKKVLGPSDKKHRAKYLQDAYSVRVSRSCQVIGLARSMWYYHTKKNDTEVIDALSRLAEELPTRGFEVYYKRLRREGHKWNRKRVLRVYRKMNLKLRRKHKKRLPARVKNPLEAPTALNEVWSMDFMSDVLSDGRKVRVFNVMDDCNREALAMDIGLNYPARKVVETLEYLEEEVGLPKTIRCDNGPEFISKTLAAWCKGKRVELRFIQPGKPMQNGYMERLNRFYREDVLDAYWFNDLHQIRTLTDKWKKDYNTRHPHSSLGDMPPREYKDRFGEEFFPETVNDKDIFMNLAMS, encoded by the coding sequence TTGGCGCAAGAAATATGGCGGAATGGAAGTCACGCACATGAAACGTCTCAAAGAGCTCGAGGAGGAGAACCGCAAGCTCAAACAGATGTACGCCGACGTAAGCCTGGACGTGCGCATGCTCAAGGACGTACTGTCAAAAAAGTTCTAGGGCCTTCCGACAAGAAGCACCGTGCCAAGTACCTTCAGGATGCCTATTCGGTCCGTGTATCGCGTTCCTGCCAAGTGATCGGGCTTGCCCGTTCGATGTGGTACTACCATACCAAAAAGAACGATACGGAAGTGATCGACGCGCTATCGAGGTTGGCGGAAGAACTGCCGACAAGGGGTTTCGAGGTGTACTATAAACGGCTTCGTCGCGAAGGCCATAAATGGAACAGGAAACGTGTACTTCGGGTTTACAGGAAGATGAACCTGAAGCTGCGCAGAAAACATAAGAAAAGACTGCCCGCAAGGGTAAAGAACCCATTGGAGGCCCCTACGGCGCTCAATGAGGTATGGAGTATGGACTTCATGTCGGACGTTCTCTCCGATGGAAGGAAAGTAAGGGTGTTCAACGTCATGGACGATTGTAACCGTGAGGCACTGGCCATGGATATAGGTCTGAACTATCCGGCAAGAAAGGTCGTGGAGACCTTGGAGTATCTGGAAGAGGAAGTAGGGCTTCCAAAGACGATACGCTGTGACAACGGTCCCGAGTTCATCTCGAAGACCTTGGCGGCGTGGTGCAAGGGAAAAAGAGTGGAACTAAGGTTCATACAACCGGGCAAGCCGATGCAGAACGGTTACATGGAAAGGCTCAACAGGTTTTACAGGGAGGACGTACTTGATGCCTACTGGTTCAACGACCTGCACCAGATCAGGACATTGACCGATAAATGGAAAAAGGATTACAATACGCGGCACCCACATTCATCATTGGGAGATATGCCACCGAGAGAGTATAAAGACCGTTTCGGGGAAGAATTCTTCCCCGAAACGGTCAACGATAAAGATATTTTTATGAATTTAGCGATGTCCTAA
- a CDS encoding transposase, which translates to MQGKKDYQEKLFASFQLSERIPKDNFYRRLRGTIDLDFLYRLTKGYYGESGQKSIDPVVFFKLCLVGYLENIVSDRKLIDHCSMRLDILFFIGYDIDEELPWHSTISRTRQLFPESVFEEAFTNILSMCVERGMVSGHTQAIDSAPVKANASMDTLELKVPEEDLEEHLKKIRAISSMDREGPHRKSKNDRSDEGQRGITASKRELDAIKGRNKRWAKDQDQRPGAGNKGSKYTSNNAFLSLRSSEARQSHGSRCQDKRKAR; encoded by the coding sequence ATGCAGGGAAAGAAGGACTACCAGGAAAAGCTGTTTGCGAGCTTCCAGCTCAGCGAACGTATACCAAAGGACAATTTTTATAGACGCTTAAGAGGTACAATCGATCTGGATTTCCTCTATCGGTTGACCAAGGGATATTATGGGGAGAGCGGCCAGAAGAGCATCGACCCGGTGGTTTTCTTCAAGCTGTGTTTGGTGGGCTATCTGGAGAACATCGTCAGCGACCGCAAGCTTATCGACCATTGTTCTATGCGCTTGGACATCCTATTTTTCATTGGCTATGACATCGATGAGGAGCTGCCCTGGCACAGCACCATAAGCAGGACCCGTCAACTGTTCCCGGAGTCCGTTTTCGAGGAGGCGTTCACCAATATTCTGTCCATGTGCGTGGAGAGGGGTATGGTGAGCGGCCATACGCAGGCGATCGATTCGGCCCCTGTAAAGGCGAACGCAAGTATGGATACCTTGGAGCTGAAGGTGCCCGAAGAGGATTTGGAGGAGCATCTGAAAAAGATACGTGCGATCAGTTCAATGGACAGAGAAGGACCCCACCGTAAATCCAAGAACGATAGATCGGATGAAGGTCAACGGGGTATTACTGCGAGCAAGAGGGAACTTGACGCGATAAAGGGCCGTAACAAGAGATGGGCAAAAGACCAAGATCAACGTCCCGGTGCCGGGAACAAGGGGTCGAAATACACGAGCAACAATGCCTTCCTCTCGCTTCGCTCGTCGGAGGCAAGACAGTCCCACGGATCCCGATGCCAGGATAAGCGTAAAGCCCGGTAA